The following proteins are encoded in a genomic region of Parabacteroides pacaensis:
- a CDS encoding helix-turn-helix domain-containing protein, with protein MNELINKDSEWIIHFIGSLDRLLDGFEHLTANYRPTLGGERFFTDKEVSARLKVSRRTLQDYRNEGRIAYIQLGGKILYRESDIERMLADGYRSAYRLTGT; from the coding sequence ATGAATGAACTGATTAACAAGGACAGCGAGTGGATAATCCACTTCATTGGCAGTCTTGACCGTCTGCTTGACGGCTTCGAGCATCTGACCGCCAATTATCGCCCGACATTGGGCGGTGAACGTTTCTTCACCGACAAGGAGGTGTCGGCACGGCTGAAAGTGAGCCGCCGGACACTTCAGGACTACCGTAACGAAGGGCGCATAGCCTATATCCAGTTGGGCGGTAAAATCCTCTACCGTGAATCCGACATCGAAAGGATGCTTGCTGACGGCTACCGCTCTGCCTATCGGCTGACAGGTACATGA
- a CDS encoding helix-turn-helix domain-containing protein — translation MEIVSIERKTFEAMVTTFDRFVSRMDAICRRHGEKTMSEWMDNQDVCRMLNISPRTLQTLRDNGTLAYSQINHKTYYRPEDVQRIVSVVEDRRKEAKFKGRTI, via the coding sequence ATGGAAATCGTATCAATCGAAAGAAAGACTTTTGAGGCGATGGTCACCACGTTCGACCGTTTCGTCAGCCGCATGGATGCAATCTGCCGGCGGCATGGAGAAAAGACAATGAGCGAGTGGATGGACAATCAGGACGTGTGCCGGATGCTCAACATCAGTCCCCGCACGTTACAGACCCTGCGGGATAACGGCACGCTGGCTTACTCGCAGATAAACCACAAGACATATTACCGTCCAGAAGATGTGCAGCGTATAGTCTCCGTTGTGGAGGACAGGCGAAAAGAAGCGAAATTCAAAGGCAGGACTATTTAA
- a CDS encoding MFS transporter → MSKHPIIANRTAFLVIGCLEAAWAPLVPYVKRAFSLDEASLGLLMLCTGLGSIIALPLSSWLCVRFGAKRVVYFSGFLMAFSLLTISLLTNLTLTAIMLLIFGGCTITIDVAANVNGVAVESQTGKHLMSGFHGGYSLGTLIGAGVMSSLFAFGIIPMWSVVIFMILVLAAMMAGCRDLLSSEALKSNDRPKQDMNKKFYIPPMVIVVGLLCFIMYASEGAVMGWSAIFVSQERGIDMSVAGFFYTAFAIAMTVMRLCGDKVVDRFGRRSVICGGALLIAVGFTTVVSIDNAIASAVGFAMVGCGAANVVPQFVSFAAHIKGMAVHNIISFINALGYSGILLGPVIIGFIGKRYGLYMSFIGIALLALIVAIISYIILRIRHIPIRTDVQEDDRKTCLCNSAK, encoded by the coding sequence ATGAGTAAACATCCAATTATCGCAAATCGCACCGCTTTTCTCGTCATAGGTTGTCTTGAGGCTGCATGGGCACCTCTTGTACCTTATGTTAAGCGTGCATTTAGTCTGGACGAGGCCTCTTTAGGGCTTTTGATGCTTTGTACCGGTTTGGGTTCAATAATAGCACTCCCTTTATCAAGTTGGCTATGTGTGAGATTTGGCGCAAAACGAGTAGTTTATTTCTCTGGATTTTTAATGGCTTTTTCTCTATTGACAATAAGCCTATTGACTAACTTAACTCTGACGGCTATCATGTTATTGATATTTGGCGGTTGTACCATCACCATTGATGTTGCCGCTAATGTGAATGGGGTTGCTGTTGAAAGTCAGACTGGAAAACATCTGATGTCAGGATTTCATGGGGGGTACTCTCTCGGTACACTCATTGGTGCCGGTGTGATGAGTTCTCTTTTTGCATTCGGAATAATTCCTATGTGGTCGGTCGTGATATTTATGATATTGGTATTGGCCGCGATGATGGCCGGATGCCGTGACCTTCTATCCTCTGAGGCTCTTAAAAGCAACGACCGTCCGAAACAGGATATGAATAAGAAGTTTTATATCCCACCTATGGTTATAGTGGTCGGATTATTATGCTTTATCATGTATGCATCGGAAGGTGCTGTGATGGGGTGGTCTGCAATTTTTGTTAGTCAAGAGCGTGGCATTGACATGTCCGTGGCCGGTTTTTTCTATACCGCTTTTGCCATAGCAATGACTGTTATGAGGCTCTGCGGTGACAAGGTAGTAGATCGATTTGGACGAAGGTCTGTCATTTGTGGAGGTGCATTACTAATTGCTGTCGGTTTCACGACTGTGGTATCAATTGACAATGCTATTGCTTCTGCTGTTGGTTTTGCGATGGTTGGTTGTGGCGCTGCCAATGTGGTTCCCCAATTCGTGTCCTTTGCAGCCCACATAAAAGGGATGGCAGTACACAACATCATTAGTTTTATTAATGCCCTTGGGTACTCTGGTATCCTTCTTGGTCCGGTTATAATTGGATTCATAGGAAAACGCTACGGTTTGTACATGTCATTTATAGGAATTGCCCTGTTAGCTTTGATTGTTGCAATAATTTCATATATAATATTAAGAATCAGACATATTCCCATACGAACAGATGTGCAAGAAGATGATAGAAAAACATGTCTCTGCAATTCTGCAAAATAG
- a CDS encoding DUF1349 domain-containing protein: protein MKKLVFIAIIASLAMAGCTQKEPEKKAGNSDKKATTENVELATCDINVGGIRFTKSKNGGENGITLLGDTLKFVAGPQTDYFRSPDGSVVNNSAVIFTEVDNTKPFTFTAKVQPEFTETGTYSAGVIYAYENDTHCQKLCFEQDEYGDHRVVSVRTLGTSDDNNHQAITAPYVYMRLSSDGTTLGSYFSEDGKIWRMARLYKNDFPEKLLIGISSQSPKDNEHTCLFTEVSLTDKPVADFRKGNIAE, encoded by the coding sequence ATGAAAAAATTAGTATTTATCGCAATCATTGCAAGTCTTGCAATGGCTGGATGCACCCAGAAAGAACCAGAGAAAAAAGCGGGAAATTCTGACAAGAAAGCTACAACAGAAAACGTTGAACTCGCCACATGCGACATCAATGTAGGAGGAATTCGTTTTACAAAGTCGAAAAACGGCGGAGAGAATGGCATCACACTTCTTGGCGACACGCTCAAATTTGTGGCCGGTCCTCAAACTGATTATTTCCGTTCCCCGGATGGAAGCGTAGTCAATAACTCTGCGGTCATCTTCACAGAGGTTGACAACACCAAACCTTTCACTTTCACGGCTAAAGTGCAGCCTGAATTCACTGAAACCGGAACTTATTCGGCAGGGGTGATATATGCTTATGAAAACGACACACATTGTCAAAAACTATGTTTCGAGCAGGATGAGTATGGCGATCACCGAGTGGTGTCAGTTCGCACATTAGGCACCTCTGATGACAATAACCATCAGGCAATCACGGCTCCATACGTTTATATGAGATTATCCTCCGATGGCACAACCCTTGGTAGCTATTTCTCAGAAGATGGTAAAATATGGCGTATGGCCCGACTCTATAAGAATGACTTTCCTGAAAAATTGCTTATAGGCATCAGTTCACAGAGTCCTAAGGATAATGAACACACCTGCCTATTCACCGAAGTATCTCTGACAGATAAACCTGTCGCTGACTTTAGAAAGGGTAATATAGCAGAATAA
- a CDS encoding acyltransferase has protein sequence MNQFAGKLELEAGITVLQNECERIFSSVPIHFGKGVSLTHGASIYCTGVGDDIYIGDNNIIGGELILFPGARIGNRCVFGTGTIIVAGSFSVGNGCVMSHGCTITQDVPDNSLVVGRRGLIFNK, from the coding sequence ATGAATCAATTTGCTGGTAAATTAGAATTGGAAGCAGGCATAACAGTTCTGCAAAATGAATGTGAACGTATTTTTAGTTCTGTGCCAATTCATTTTGGTAAAGGCGTTTCTCTTACACACGGAGCTTCTATTTATTGCACAGGAGTAGGTGATGACATCTATATCGGAGATAATAATATCATAGGAGGAGAACTTATTTTGTTTCCGGGAGCAAGAATAGGCAATCGTTGTGTTTTTGGTACAGGAACTATAATTGTCGCGGGTAGCTTTAGTGTTGGTAATGGTTGTGTCATGTCACATGGATGTACCATAACCCAAGATGTTCCTGATAATTCGTTGGTAGTAGGCCGTAGAGGATTGATATTCAACAAATAA
- a CDS encoding response regulator transcription factor → MEQEHQLKSLLTEQQFEDAENKEFMLAQARACANGYALATEGIAVVSDFQNNECHIYSGRFGQTIMDFPEYMVDHTSAFENTVFSHANEEELIQRHILELRFFNFIKELPINEKTNFSASCIISFYRTGSNETIKILHTTRYFSCSNGGSVILGLCTYSPYFGSHNKQDSIIVNLVTGETVRRNVYEACDRKILSRRQLEILSLIAKGVPSKQIADNLNISVYTVNRHRQDILASLKVANTAAAVEIALRMNLI, encoded by the coding sequence ATGGAACAGGAACATCAACTAAAATCACTTCTGACTGAGCAGCAGTTTGAAGATGCTGAAAATAAGGAATTTATGCTTGCTCAAGCAAGAGCGTGCGCAAATGGTTATGCTCTTGCAACAGAAGGTATAGCAGTTGTGTCAGATTTTCAAAACAACGAATGTCATATATATTCTGGCAGATTCGGTCAAACTATAATGGACTTCCCGGAATATATGGTTGACCATACATCTGCCTTTGAAAATACCGTTTTCAGCCACGCGAATGAAGAAGAGCTTATTCAACGTCATATACTCGAACTTCGTTTCTTCAACTTTATAAAAGAACTTCCCATAAATGAAAAGACAAATTTCTCGGCTTCGTGTATCATCAGTTTCTATCGGACAGGGAGTAATGAGACAATAAAAATATTACATACAACGAGATATTTTAGTTGTAGCAACGGTGGAAGTGTCATTCTCGGTCTATGCACTTATTCTCCATACTTTGGTTCTCATAACAAACAAGACAGTATTATTGTAAATCTCGTGACAGGAGAAACCGTTAGACGAAACGTGTACGAAGCATGCGACCGAAAAATCCTTAGTCGGCGACAACTTGAAATACTATCACTAATAGCGAAAGGGGTGCCCAGTAAACAGATTGCAGACAACCTAAATATTTCCGTTTATACCGTTAATCGCCATCGTCAGGATATTTTAGCTTCATTAAAAGTCGCTAATACTGCGGCTGCTGTAGAAATCGCATTAAGAATGAATCTTATTTAA
- a CDS encoding DUF1349 domain-containing protein: MKRTVLYGAFLVGCLSLAACQQHKESKTSEPDLTGKVAETSQITDCEIKVGDVTFTKSINGADTCVTILADGGLEFNCPGGLDFFCDPNEGKLSNNTLPVLLIPTDNTKPFTLTAKVTPEFTSDGLYNAADLFVYVNDTLWQKLAFEQDEYGNHRIVTVRTQGTSDDNNHDKIDAKSVYMKISSDTHTIASYYSLDKKEWHMVRLYRNEYPDQIYLGISSQCPQHGGCTSIIEDITLSHDNVGDFRMGE, encoded by the coding sequence ATGAAAAGAACCGTTTTATATGGAGCATTTCTTGTTGGATGCCTCTCTTTAGCTGCATGTCAGCAGCACAAAGAGTCCAAAACAAGTGAACCGGATTTGACCGGTAAAGTGGCTGAAACAAGCCAAATCACAGACTGTGAGATAAAAGTGGGAGATGTCACTTTTACCAAATCCATCAATGGCGCAGATACATGTGTAACCATACTTGCAGACGGAGGATTGGAATTCAACTGTCCCGGAGGACTTGACTTCTTCTGTGATCCTAACGAGGGTAAGCTGTCCAACAATACACTGCCTGTGTTACTGATTCCGACCGATAATACAAAGCCATTCACGCTGACAGCTAAAGTAACCCCTGAGTTTACCTCTGATGGACTTTACAATGCCGCCGATCTTTTTGTGTATGTCAACGATACACTTTGGCAGAAACTTGCCTTTGAGCAGGACGAATATGGCAACCACCGCATCGTAACGGTACGAACACAAGGCACATCGGATGACAATAACCATGATAAGATAGACGCAAAATCAGTCTATATGAAAATATCTTCTGATACTCACACTATCGCCAGCTACTATTCATTAGACAAAAAAGAGTGGCATATGGTGCGTCTGTATCGTAATGAATATCCCGATCAAATATATCTCGGCATCAGCAGCCAGTGTCCGCAACATGGTGGATGCACAAGCATCATCGAAGATATAACTCTTAGTCATGACAACGTAGGAGATTTCCGTATGGGTGAATAA
- a CDS encoding flavodoxin family protein, with amino-acid sequence MSKRILILTGSPRRGGNSDLMADAFAKGASEAGNSVVQFNTAHKHIQGCRACDNCFSKENKACIFNDDFNELASLMAESDVIIFCTPLYWYSFPTQIKAAIDKFYSFIIGKKDVPIKECMLLSCGELEDPHVFDGIVRSFELIAQDRGWKNRGHYLVNSVNEKGAISNTEHLQKIYDIGKKF; translated from the coding sequence ATGAGCAAACGAATTTTGATTTTAACCGGCAGCCCACGACGGGGAGGTAACAGCGACCTTATGGCGGACGCTTTTGCGAAAGGAGCATCCGAAGCGGGCAACAGTGTTGTGCAGTTTAATACTGCGCATAAACATATTCAAGGATGCAGAGCTTGCGATAATTGTTTTAGCAAGGAGAATAAAGCCTGTATTTTTAATGATGATTTCAATGAACTGGCATCTTTGATGGCAGAAAGTGATGTCATCATATTCTGTACCCCTCTTTATTGGTACTCGTTTCCTACCCAGATAAAAGCTGCCATAGACAAGTTTTATTCTTTCATCATAGGTAAAAAAGATGTGCCTATTAAGGAATGTATGCTTCTTTCGTGTGGAGAGTTGGAAGACCCACATGTATTTGACGGTATAGTGCGTTCCTTTGAACTCATTGCGCAAGATAGGGGATGGAAAAACAGAGGCCATTATCTTGTAAATAGTGTCAATGAGAAGGGGGCTATTTCAAATACCGAACATCTACAAAAGATATATGATATCGGAAAGAAATTTTGA
- a CDS encoding hybrid sensor histidine kinase/response regulator: MNRHNAETRHFRMLTSIGYLLIALLVGGIMYTWLGEWRDMEGLEAKNREIDEFRKEVNNIHIHLIEFSLLGETILEWDDEDLGLYHARRMTMDSMLCRFKATYPAERIDSVRHLLKDKERQMRQIVQVLEQQQAINDKITRQIPVIAQKSVQEQPKKPKRKGFLGIFGKKEEAKPTATTTMLRSLNRNMIAEQQAQSRRLSEHADSLAARNAELNRQLQGLVVQIDEKVQADLQKREAEIAAMRERSFIQIGGLTGFVVMLLIISYIIIHRNITRIKRYKRETADLIEQLKQSVEQNEALIASRKKAVHTITHELRTPLTAITGYAGLMRKDCNTDKTGMYIQNIQQSSDRMREMLNTLLSFFRLDNGKEQPNFSPCRISAITHILETEFTPIAINKGLALTVTNHTDAVVLTDKERILQIGNNLLSNAIKFTEDGSVSMAMGYDDDILKLIVEDTGTGMTEEEQQRVFGAFERLSNAAAKDGFGLGLSIVQRIVSMLGGTIRLESDKGKGSRFRVEIPMQTAEELPEQINKTQIHHNRTFHNVIAIDNDEVLLLMLKEMYAQEGIHCYTCTDAAELMEMIRKKKYNLLLTDLNMPDINGFEVLELLRTSNVGNSKTIPVVVTTASGSCSKEELIGRGFADCLLKPFSISELMEVSDKYAMKDTPDEKPDFSFLLSYGSESVMLDKLITETEKEMQSLRDAERRKDLQELDALTHHLRSSWEILRADQPLRELYGLLHGSAIPDYKALNKAVTAVLDKGSEIIQQAKEERRKYNNG; this comes from the coding sequence ATGAATCGACATAACGCTGAAACAAGACACTTCCGTATGCTGACTTCCATAGGCTATCTACTAATAGCTTTGCTGGTAGGCGGCATCATGTACACATGGCTTGGCGAATGGCGAGACATGGAGGGACTGGAAGCCAAAAACCGAGAGATCGATGAATTTCGAAAAGAGGTAAACAATATTCATATTCATTTGATAGAGTTTTCTTTATTAGGTGAAACGATATTGGAATGGGATGATGAAGATTTAGGACTTTACCATGCTCGGCGTATGACAATGGACAGTATGCTTTGTCGGTTCAAAGCTACCTATCCGGCAGAGCGTATCGACAGTGTGCGCCATCTTCTCAAAGATAAGGAACGACAAATGCGTCAAATCGTACAGGTACTTGAACAGCAACAAGCCATCAACGATAAGATAACTCGTCAAATACCCGTAATCGCGCAGAAAAGTGTGCAAGAACAGCCCAAGAAACCTAAACGAAAAGGATTCTTGGGCATCTTCGGTAAAAAAGAGGAAGCGAAACCAACTGCGACTACTACGATGCTCCGTTCCCTTAATCGGAACATGATAGCTGAACAACAGGCACAAAGCCGCCGTTTGTCAGAACACGCCGATAGTCTTGCTGCACGAAATGCGGAACTCAACAGACAACTGCAAGGACTGGTAGTTCAAATAGACGAGAAAGTTCAAGCAGACTTACAGAAACGGGAAGCGGAAATAGCCGCCATGCGTGAAAGGTCTTTTATTCAGATAGGTGGATTGACAGGATTCGTTGTCATGTTATTGATAATCTCTTACATAATTATCCACCGAAATATCACCCGTATCAAACGATACAAACGAGAAACTGCGGATTTAATAGAACAGTTGAAACAGTCTGTTGAACAGAACGAGGCACTGATAGCCTCCCGCAAGAAAGCCGTGCATACCATTACACATGAACTGCGTACACCGCTGACGGCAATAACGGGTTATGCCGGACTGATGCGGAAAGACTGCAATACGGATAAAACCGGGATGTATATCCAAAATATTCAGCAATCCTCCGACCGTATGCGTGAAATGCTTAATACTCTGCTGAGTTTCTTCCGTCTGGACAACGGCAAGGAGCAGCCCAATTTCTCTCCTTGCCGTATTTCGGCAATCACGCACATTCTTGAAACGGAGTTTACGCCAATTGCCATAAACAAGGGACTTGCTCTTACTGTGACGAACCATACTGATGCTGTTGTCTTGACCGATAAGGAACGTATCCTGCAAATCGGAAACAATCTGCTGTCAAACGCCATCAAATTCACGGAGGATGGTAGCGTTTCTATGGCAATGGGTTATGATGACGATATACTGAAACTTATCGTTGAAGATACGGGTACAGGCATGACCGAAGAGGAACAGCAACGTGTATTCGGTGCGTTTGAACGTCTATCAAATGCCGCCGCAAAGGATGGCTTCGGATTAGGTCTTTCCATTGTTCAGCGTATCGTGTCAATGCTTGGCGGCACAATCCGGCTGGAGAGCGATAAAGGCAAGGGAAGCCGTTTCAGAGTGGAAATACCCATGCAGACAGCCGAGGAACTGCCGGAACAGATAAATAAAACACAGATTCATCATAACCGTACATTCCATAATGTTATAGCCATCGACAATGACGAAGTGCTGCTTCTGATGCTGAAAGAAATGTATGCACAGGAGGGAATACACTGCTATACCTGCACCGATGCGGCGGAACTGATGGAAATGATAAGGAAAAAGAAATACAATCTATTGCTTACTGACCTGAATATGCCGGATATAAACGGCTTCGAGGTGCTGGAACTGCTGCGCACCTCAAACGTTGGCAATTCAAAGACTATCCCGGTAGTTGTAACAACCGCTTCGGGTAGTTGCAGCAAGGAGGAACTTATAGGACGTGGATTTGCCGATTGCTTGCTCAAACCGTTCTCCATATCAGAACTGATGGAGGTTTCTGACAAATACGCCATGAAAGACACACCAGACGAAAAGCCGGATTTCTCCTTCCTGCTGTCCTACGGTAGCGAATCCGTCATGCTGGATAAACTGATAACGGAAACCGAAAAGGAAATGCAGTCGCTCAGGGATGCGGAACGGCGGAAAGACCTTCAAGAACTGGATGCCCTTACACATCACCTGCGCAGTTCGTGGGAGATACTTCGCGCCGACCAACCGTTGAGGGAACTTTATGGGTTGCTTCATGGGAGTGCCATTCCTGATTATAAAGCACTGAACAAAGCCGTGACTGCCGTATTGGATAAGGGTTCGGAGATAATCCAACAGGCAAAAGAAGAAAGGAGAAAATACAACAATGGATAA
- a CDS encoding sigma-54-dependent transcriptional regulator — MDKTKIIVVEDNIVYCEFVCNLLAREGFRTVQAFHLSTAKKLLQQAAGNDIVVSDLRLPNGDGIDLLRWMRKEGMTQPFIIMTDYAEVHTAVESMKLGSLDYIPKQLVEDKLVPLLRTILKERSVGRSRMPVFARDGSAFQKIMHRIRLVAPTDMSVLIFGENGTGKEHIAHHLHDKSKRSGKPFVAVDCGSLTKELAPSAFFGHVKGAFTGADSAKKGYFHEAEGGTLFLDEVGNLAPETQQMLLRTIQERRYRPVGDKKDRSFNVRIIAATNEDLEKAVNEKRFRQDLLYRLHDFEITVPPLRDCQEDIMPLAEFFREIANNELECNVIGFDGEARKTLLTHAWPGNVRELRQKIMGAVLQAHTGLVTKEHLELAVTKPNSPVSFALRNDEEDKERILRALKQADGNRKVAAELLGIGRTTLYNKLEEYGLKYKFEQP; from the coding sequence ATGGATAAAACAAAAATCATCGTGGTGGAAGATAATATCGTGTATTGCGAGTTTGTCTGCAACCTGCTGGCGCGGGAGGGATTCCGTACCGTGCAGGCTTTCCACCTCTCGACAGCGAAGAAACTTCTGCAACAAGCCGCTGGCAATGATATAGTAGTTTCTGACTTACGTCTGCCCAACGGTGACGGAATCGACCTGTTGCGCTGGATGCGCAAAGAGGGCATGACGCAGCCGTTCATCATCATGACCGACTATGCCGAAGTACATACGGCAGTTGAAAGTATGAAACTCGGCTCGCTGGACTACATACCCAAACAACTCGTGGAGGACAAACTCGTGCCTCTGCTCCGCACCATATTGAAAGAACGCAGTGTCGGGCGAAGCCGTATGCCCGTCTTTGCCCGTGACGGTTCAGCCTTTCAGAAAATCATGCACCGGATAAGGCTGGTAGCCCCCACCGATATGAGTGTGCTGATCTTCGGAGAGAACGGCACGGGCAAGGAGCATATCGCCCACCACCTGCATGATAAAAGCAAACGTTCCGGCAAGCCATTCGTGGCTGTGGACTGCGGTTCACTCACCAAAGAGCTTGCGCCGTCGGCATTCTTCGGACATGTCAAAGGCGCATTCACCGGTGCAGACAGTGCCAAGAAAGGATATTTCCATGAAGCCGAAGGCGGCACGCTGTTCTTGGATGAGGTAGGCAACCTCGCACCGGAAACACAACAGATGCTACTTCGCACCATACAGGAGCGGAGATACCGCCCGGTGGGTGATAAAAAGGATAGAAGTTTCAACGTCCGTATCATTGCTGCTACCAACGAGGATCTGGAAAAGGCGGTCAATGAAAAGCGTTTCCGGCAGGACTTGCTGTACCGGCTACACGACTTCGAGATAACCGTACCGCCATTGCGTGACTGTCAGGAGGACATCATGCCGCTGGCGGAGTTCTTTCGTGAGATTGCGAACAATGAACTGGAATGTAATGTTATCGGCTTTGACGGGGAAGCTCGGAAGACATTGCTGACCCATGCTTGGCCGGGAAATGTCCGTGAGCTTCGGCAGAAAATCATGGGTGCGGTGTTGCAGGCGCATACGGGACTTGTCACAAAAGAACATCTGGAACTTGCCGTAACAAAACCTAACTCACCTGTCAGCTTCGCACTGCGCAACGATGAAGAAGATAAAGAGCGGATTCTGCGTGCTTTGAAGCAGGCTGACGGGAACCGGAAGGTCGCTGCCGAACTGCTTGGAATAGGCAGGACAACACTCTATAATAAACTGGAAGAATATGGATTGAAGTATAAATTTGAGCAACCATAG
- a CDS encoding site-specific integrase gives MNTEDVKISFYLKKSEANESGECPVMARLTVGKYSEAAFSAKMLVPVSSWASGRATGKSARTREINQQLDEIRATALSIYREQSAVREKVTAEEVKSRLLGMASEQATLRSYFRNFNENFDKRVGANREQKTADSYWYALGHLTRFLKEKYNLSDIPFTALDESFIQKYDLHLRLDCHLAPGTIILLTTHLGTIIREAVSDGIITANPFAGYEPKRPVQRQKYLTGEELERIMNTPLPKQKLYHVRDLFLFSCYTGIPYGDMCRLTKEDLEVAEDGELWIRTSRKKTKIAYEVPLLDVPLYILEKYRDIAPDGQLLPMYTNSELNSQLKKIAGLCGIERRLVFHAGRHTYATEITLSQGVPLETVSKMLGHSRISTTQIYAKVTDEKIDADTRNLDTKISERFSIAI, from the coding sequence ATGAACACAGAAGACGTAAAGATATCGTTCTACCTCAAAAAGAGCGAAGCAAATGAAAGCGGTGAATGCCCGGTGATGGCACGCCTTACTGTCGGCAAGTATTCCGAAGCGGCTTTCAGTGCAAAAATGTTGGTGCCGGTATCGTCATGGGCATCAGGCCGGGCAACGGGGAAAAGTGCCAGGACCCGCGAAATCAACCAGCAGCTGGATGAGATAAGGGCTACCGCTCTCTCCATCTACCGGGAACAATCTGCCGTCCGGGAGAAGGTGACGGCTGAAGAGGTAAAAAGCCGGTTACTTGGCATGGCATCGGAGCAGGCCACGCTCAGGTCTTATTTCCGGAATTTTAATGAAAATTTTGACAAGCGTGTGGGAGCGAACCGGGAACAGAAAACAGCAGATTCGTACTGGTATGCTCTCGGTCATCTTACCCGCTTTCTGAAAGAAAAATATAACCTTTCAGACATCCCTTTTACGGCCTTGGATGAATCCTTTATCCAGAAATACGACTTGCATTTGCGGCTTGACTGCCACCTCGCTCCCGGAACCATCATCCTGTTGACTACCCATTTGGGGACAATTATCAGGGAAGCCGTTTCCGATGGCATCATTACGGCCAATCCTTTCGCGGGTTATGAGCCGAAACGTCCCGTCCAGCGGCAAAAGTACCTCACCGGTGAAGAACTGGAACGGATTATGAATACGCCGCTTCCCAAACAGAAACTCTACCATGTTCGCGATTTGTTCCTGTTTTCCTGCTACACGGGTATCCCATACGGGGATATGTGCCGTTTGACAAAGGAAGACTTGGAAGTTGCCGAAGATGGCGAATTGTGGATCAGGACTTCCCGTAAAAAGACCAAGATAGCCTATGAGGTTCCCCTGCTCGATGTGCCGTTATATATTCTGGAGAAATACCGGGATATTGCCCCGGACGGGCAATTGCTGCCGATGTACACCAATAGCGAATTGAATTCACAGTTGAAGAAAATCGCCGGACTGTGCGGCATCGAAAGGCGGCTCGTCTTCCATGCCGGACGCCATACATACGCTACCGAAATCACGCTTTCCCAAGGCGTTCCTTTGGAAACCGTCAGCAAGATGTTGGGACACAGCCGTATCTCTACAACCCAAATCTATGCCAAAGTCACCGATGAAAAGATAGATGCGGATACCCGGAATCTCGATACTAAAATATCCGAGCGTTTCTCAATCGCTATTTAG